From the genome of Methylocystis bryophila, one region includes:
- the pepN gene encoding aminopeptidase N gives MRNPPPQPIRLKDYAPPDFLIDSVELFFSLHKSKTRVRSRLALRRNPKGRSGAPLVLDGDDLTLERVSLDGRPLDREAYETGPENFKLAQPPEGPFILEIETLVDPTANTQLSGLYRSGANYCTQCEAQGFRRITYFLDRPDALAVYTTRIEADKSEAPLLLSNGDLVEAGALEAGRHFAVWRDPYPKPCYLFALVGGDLGSISRDFTTKSGRKVKLSIFVEHGKEARADYAMDALERAMRWDEERFGREYDLDVFNIVAVSDFNMGAMENKGLNIFNDKYVLASPQTATDADYAAVEAVIAHEYFHNWTGNRITCRDWFQLCLKEGLTVYRDQEFSADMRSRAVKRINDVRTLRLTQFVEDAGPLAHPVRPDSYRAIDNFYTATVYEKGAEIVRMLNTLIGAEAFARGMEIYFTRFDGTAATVEDFLSCFAESAKRDLSQFARWYSQAGTPVVEVATRHDPQTRVFSLTLSQSTPPTPGQEQKLPLEIPIALALFDAAGNKLALETNDAKADEIAQGRIVLSSETRTLRFPNLAAAPSVSLLRGFSAPARLEPPVGEADLLRLLAHDDDPFNRWQASQSLALRSIFARVRGEERTDDAFADGLGRLISQSNDPAFTALALTFPSEADLAREQGEDVDPDALHAARKALRETLGHALKTSLAKILERLTEQGAYSPDAASAGRRALHNVALDLLAAGDGALGTQLAEAHFNAARNMTDRLAALGTLALVGGDARENAFARFYEEFAEDSLVIDKWFSLQATIPEEATTRRVLDLLAHKDFSLSNPNRARALLGAFAAGNPTRFHARDGSGYALFVDAVISIDPKNPQLAARLLTSLRSWRTLEPDRRRLAEEALRRVAAVPTLSGDTNDIATRALA, from the coding sequence ATGCGCAATCCCCCGCCGCAACCGATCCGTCTGAAAGATTATGCGCCGCCGGACTTCCTGATCGACAGCGTCGAGCTTTTCTTTTCGCTGCATAAATCGAAGACGCGCGTGCGTTCGCGTCTCGCCTTGCGACGCAATCCGAAGGGGCGCTCCGGGGCGCCGCTTGTGCTCGACGGAGACGATCTGACGCTTGAACGCGTCTCGCTCGACGGACGGCCGCTCGACCGGGAAGCTTACGAAACCGGCCCTGAGAACTTCAAGCTCGCACAGCCGCCGGAAGGACCATTCATTCTCGAAATCGAGACGCTCGTCGATCCGACCGCGAACACGCAGCTCTCCGGCCTCTATCGCTCCGGCGCGAACTATTGCACGCAGTGCGAGGCCCAGGGATTTCGCCGCATCACTTATTTTCTCGACCGGCCGGATGCTCTCGCCGTCTACACGACGCGCATCGAGGCCGACAAGAGCGAGGCGCCGCTGCTGCTCAGCAACGGCGATCTCGTCGAAGCCGGCGCGCTCGAAGCGGGCCGCCATTTCGCGGTCTGGCGCGATCCCTATCCGAAGCCCTGCTATCTCTTCGCGCTCGTCGGCGGCGATCTCGGCTCGATCTCGCGGGATTTCACGACAAAGTCGGGCCGCAAGGTGAAGCTGTCGATTTTCGTCGAGCACGGCAAGGAGGCGCGCGCCGACTATGCGATGGACGCGCTCGAGCGCGCCATGCGCTGGGACGAAGAGCGTTTCGGCCGCGAATATGATCTGGACGTTTTCAACATCGTCGCCGTCTCCGACTTCAACATGGGCGCGATGGAGAACAAAGGACTCAATATCTTCAACGACAAATATGTGCTGGCCTCGCCGCAGACGGCGACGGACGCCGACTATGCCGCGGTCGAGGCTGTCATCGCTCATGAATATTTTCACAATTGGACCGGCAATCGCATCACCTGCCGCGATTGGTTCCAGCTCTGCCTCAAGGAGGGCCTGACCGTCTACCGCGACCAGGAGTTTTCCGCCGACATGCGCTCGCGCGCGGTCAAGCGCATCAACGACGTGAGAACGCTGCGATTGACGCAATTCGTGGAGGACGCGGGACCGCTCGCCCATCCTGTGCGCCCGGATTCCTATCGCGCGATCGACAATTTCTACACGGCGACCGTCTATGAGAAGGGCGCCGAAATCGTGCGCATGCTGAACACCCTCATCGGCGCCGAGGCCTTCGCACGCGGGATGGAGATTTATTTCACGCGCTTTGACGGGACCGCGGCGACTGTCGAAGATTTTCTCTCCTGCTTCGCGGAGAGCGCAAAGCGCGACCTTTCGCAATTTGCGCGCTGGTATTCGCAAGCGGGAACGCCCGTCGTCGAGGTCGCGACGCGCCATGATCCGCAAACGCGCGTCTTCTCCTTGACCTTGTCTCAATCGACGCCGCCCACCCCTGGCCAGGAGCAAAAGCTCCCGCTCGAAATCCCGATTGCTCTTGCGCTCTTCGACGCGGCTGGAAACAAGCTCGCGCTCGAGACGAACGACGCGAAGGCCGACGAGATCGCGCAGGGTCGGATCGTGCTCTCGAGCGAGACGCGAACCCTGCGCTTCCCCAATCTCGCGGCGGCGCCGTCCGTCTCGCTGCTGCGCGGCTTCTCCGCGCCGGCGCGGCTCGAGCCGCCGGTCGGCGAGGCCGATCTCCTGCGGCTACTCGCCCATGACGACGACCCGTTCAACCGCTGGCAGGCGTCGCAAAGCTTGGCGCTGCGCTCGATCTTCGCGCGCGTGCGCGGCGAGGAGAGGACGGACGACGCTTTCGCCGATGGGCTAGGCCGCCTCATTTCTCAGTCGAACGATCCCGCCTTCACGGCCCTGGCGCTGACCTTTCCGAGCGAAGCCGATCTTGCGCGCGAGCAGGGCGAAGACGTCGATCCGGACGCCCTCCACGCTGCGCGCAAAGCCCTGCGGGAGACGTTGGGGCATGCGCTCAAAACTTCGCTCGCAAAGATTCTCGAACGACTGACCGAGCAGGGCGCCTATTCGCCGGATGCGGCGAGCGCGGGGCGGCGCGCGCTGCACAATGTCGCGCTCGATCTCCTCGCCGCGGGCGACGGCGCGCTCGGGACGCAATTGGCGGAGGCGCATTTCAACGCCGCGCGCAACATGACCGACCGTCTTGCGGCGCTCGGAACCTTGGCGCTTGTCGGCGGGGATGCGCGAGAAAACGCCTTCGCTCGCTTTTATGAGGAATTCGCCGAGGATTCGCTCGTCATCGACAAGTGGTTTTCGTTGCAGGCGACCATTCCGGAGGAAGCGACGACGCGCCGCGTCCTCGATCTCTTGGCGCATAAGGATTTCTCGCTCTCCAATCCCAATCGCGCCCGCGCCCTGCTCGGCGCTTTCGCCGCCGGCAATCCCACGCGCTTCCATGCGCGCGACGGATCGGGCTATGCGCTCTTCGTCGACGCCGTCATCTCGATCGACCCGAAAAATCCGCAGCTCGCGGCGCGGCTGCTCACGAGCCTTCGCTCCTGGCGCACGCTGGAGCCGGATCGCCGCAGGCTGGCGGAGGAAGCGCTACGCCGGGTCGCCGCCGTGCCGACGCTTTCCGGCGATACGAACGACATCGCGACGAGAGCGCTGGCGTGA